One Stigmatella aurantiaca genomic region harbors:
- a CDS encoding DUF6402 family protein has translation MSLHAYGIACDTDKTDSIEATVQRCPLILDYNYFAIFKIVDDRTGKPVPDRKYRLIAESHQWSLNLDSQGLTGYLKSTSQAEAVLDLERQTTIAIDALKEQSHAQQGSVCTDPKKSDGEYFEGIAKMIIQPLVEPLAGPLDQLKLKDIPTTVVKVHQFELVDIPGIMDNHRWQWGAQFMRRWFNGDAYVLSRAFKEGLSDARELDKDHIWEDVPFDDILKGSSRVENIAKGLVNELSKADEYNSRIGKIPKKIVVSSSGTTSAPIVTEVDARLSKGLLMLLTRMDRWGMIDARNKIVPTPKKYIGYLSALELDYQSQFNLVRVESKYTESANDVTAALAVFALKLAVTSLQTYTSPDGSFIIDISEIGIYFRDTFEFLNAVDGDCTEKSDQFLGYWGENGFFWAKGYLDNYDNYASAAESAIDERLPIVQSFVTIKGNSYHEDSKGNRYFRVTNNSFNSYRSLHQKGGDFMIYSTVKLIPVKIKISLNDKDLEQYAAHKKQVAASPPKSSCP, from the coding sequence ATGAGTCTACACGCATACGGCATCGCATGCGATACGGACAAAACGGATAGCATTGAGGCTACAGTCCAGCGCTGCCCACTCATATTAGACTATAATTATTTTGCGATATTTAAGATAGTGGACGACAGAACTGGAAAGCCGGTCCCTGATCGCAAGTACCGATTGATAGCGGAATCTCATCAGTGGAGCTTGAACTTGGACTCCCAAGGGCTGACAGGCTATCTGAAGTCCACTTCGCAGGCCGAGGCGGTGTTGGATCTGGAGCGACAGACGACTATCGCCATCGACGCTCTGAAAGAGCAGTCTCATGCACAACAGGGCTCCGTATGCACAGATCCCAAGAAGAGCGATGGAGAATACTTCGAAGGTATCGCAAAAATGATTATCCAGCCTCTGGTGGAGCCTTTGGCAGGCCCTCTGGATCAACTCAAACTAAAGGACATACCAACCACAGTCGTAAAGGTCCACCAATTCGAATTGGTGGACATCCCAGGCATCATGGATAATCACAGATGGCAATGGGGGGCTCAGTTCATGCGTAGGTGGTTCAATGGCGATGCCTACGTTTTGTCAAGGGCATTCAAGGAGGGGCTTAGCGACGCGCGGGAATTGGACAAAGACCACATTTGGGAGGATGTTCCTTTTGACGATATCCTGAAAGGCTCTTCGCGCGTCGAGAACATCGCCAAGGGCTTGGTGAATGAACTATCGAAGGCTGATGAGTACAACTCGCGTATCGGAAAGATCCCGAAGAAGATTGTCGTCAGCAGCAGTGGCACCACATCTGCCCCTATTGTCACAGAGGTGGATGCGCGACTTTCCAAGGGTCTACTGATGTTGCTGACAAGGATGGATCGCTGGGGAATGATCGATGCTCGGAACAAGATTGTCCCAACCCCCAAAAAATACATTGGATATCTATCAGCTCTTGAACTCGATTATCAATCACAGTTCAATCTGGTCAGGGTTGAGAGCAAATACACCGAATCTGCCAATGATGTCACGGCCGCTTTGGCCGTCTTTGCTCTCAAGCTCGCAGTGACATCCTTACAGACCTATACTTCCCCAGATGGCTCTTTCATAATAGACATTAGCGAGATAGGTATATATTTTAGAGACACTTTTGAATTCCTTAATGCCGTAGACGGAGACTGTACCGAAAAATCAGACCAGTTCTTGGGATACTGGGGAGAGAATGGTTTTTTTTGGGCAAAAGGGTACTTGGATAACTACGATAATTATGCAAGCGCTGCGGAAAGCGCTATTGACGAGAGACTGCCTATTGTTCAGTCTTTCGTAACGATAAAGGGGAACAGTTATCACGAAGACAGCAAGGGAAATCGTTACTTCCGGGTAACAAACAACTCATTCAATAGCTATCGAAGCCTCCATCAAAAGGGAGGCGACTTCATGATTTACTCAACGGTCAAGCTCATTCCTGTCAAGATCAAGATCAGCCTCAATGATAAAGATCTTGAGCAATACGCTGCACACAAAAAGCAGGTTGCTGCCTCTCCTCCAAAGAGTAGTTGCCCGTGA